CCGCGGCCGATCCGGGCGCGCCCGTCGGTCCGCCCCCGCGCGGCGCACCCTCGCTCCGTACCGGAGTGGCCGTGGCCTCCCCCCGTACCGGACGAGTCGTCCCCGCGCGCGCCGCCACCGGCGCGACGGTCTCGCGCTGGACACTCGCCCGCGCGCCGCCACGTGCCCGCGACTCCCCGGCCGCGGGTCCGCCCACATCCGAGCGGGTCGCCGTCCCGGCCGTCGGCAGCCGCAGCCCCGGCAGTTCCGGCGGCTCCGACCCCGCGGGGAGCGGAGCCTCCGGGCGTACGGGCCGTACCGCGTCGAGGAGGACACCCGCCGGCGCGTCCGGTACCGCGCCGTGGCCCAGGTCGCTCTGGAAGGACGGGTTCCAGTGGGTCGCGAGGGACGCCGCGAAGCCGTGCTCCGCGATGGTGCGGGGAGCGTCGAGCACCCGCTGCACGGGCGGCAGTGCCCGCCACGCGTCCCCGGGCGCCGCCGCCGCGCGGGCGACGGGAGCCGCGCCCTCCGCAGGGGCACCGGCCGCCGCTCCGGGCGACTTCCGCGCCCGCCACTTCTCGAACATCCCCACCGTCTCCCGCCTCCCTTCCCGGTACTGCCCTTACGCCTGCGACCGCTCCACCAGCGAGGCCACCTGTGCCACGTACCGCCGCCGGTCCGCGTGCTCCAGGTCGAGGATGTCGTCCATGCCCCAGTGGAAATGGAAGGCGAGGTACGCGGTCTCCTCCTCGATCCGGTCGGCCGCGTACGTCACGATTCCCCCAGGCGGCTCCCGGCCAGCTCGACCTCGAAGGACTCCTCGCAGTGCGGGCACGCGACGGCGGCCCTGGTGTGGCCCTCCGCGTTGATCTGCCGGTAGAAGTCCTGGAGGAACGCCAGGTCGGAGGCGAACATGTTCTCCACCGTCCCGTCGTGGACCGACGGGAGCGTGCCGAGCCGGGTGATGACCCGGCCGAGCAGCACCACGGACAGGTACGCCGGGTTCTCGCGGACCCGGATGTCCCGCAGCGGGAGCAGCTCGTCCCTGGCAGTGGCCAGCCGCATCGCCCCGTCGCGGTGCACGGTGCCCGCCTCGTCGACGAACCCGCGCGGCAGCTCGAACGCGAACTCCGTGCGGAGGGGCTCCTGTTGGCGGTGTTGCTGCGGTCCCGCCGATCCTTCGCGTCGCATTAGCCGAGGGTCAGCTCTTCGAAGGTGATGGTGACCTGCTCCGTCAGGGCGGCGGCGTCGCCGGCCTTGGTCGCGCTCAACTCCACCTTGGTGCACCAGGCGTTGCGCAGGTTGTAGCGCTTCACCTCGCTGAGCTGGTAGTCGAGGAAGATGATGGACGCGTCCTTGCGGGCCGACCCCATGTCACCGGCGATGGAGGACGCGATCCACTCGGTGAACGCGGCGGACTGCGTGGCACCGCGGGTCACCGTGCACTCTCCGGCCTTCTTCACGCCGGGAAGCTTCTTGATGATCGGCTTGCCGTCCGCCGAGACCTGCTGGAACTCGATGACGTCCTGCGCCATCGAGAGGCCGCTGATCTCCTGCAGGGTCTCGACCATCACGCCGTCGATCTGCAGGCCGAAATTGTGGGTGGTGAGGGCGTCGCCGGTGTCGAGGGACATGGGGGATCACTCCTGTTCTTGTGACGGGACCCGCCCGAGGAGTTCGGTGAACTCGCCCGTGAGGCGGGGAGAGCGGGGGAGGGGTGGAGAAGGGGTGGTGCGGTCGGTGCGGCGGAGGGTCACTCCTCCAGGTCGCCGCCACCGCCCTGGAACTGCGCGAGCCGGAAGACCACGAACTCGGCCGGCTTCACCGGGGCGATGCCGATCTCGCAGACCACGCGACCGAGGTCGACCGACTCCGGCGGGTTGGTCTCGGCGTCGCACTTCACGTAGAAGGCGTCCTCGGCGCGCTGGCCGAACAGGGCGCCCTGCCGCCACTCGTTGACGAGGAAGGCCGAGATGTTGCGGCGGATACGGGCCCACAGCGACTGGTCGTTGGGCTCGAAGACGACCCACTGCGTACCGACGAGGACGGACTCCTCCAGGTAGTTGAAGTAGCGGCGGACGTTCAGGTAGCGCCAGGCCGGGTCGGAGGCCAGCGTCCGCGCGCCCCACACCCGGATGCCGCGCCCCGGGAAGGCACGGATGCAGTTCACGCCGATCGGGTTGAGCAGGTCCTGCTCGCCGCGGGTGATCTGGAGCTCCAGGTCGACCGCACCGCGCACGATCTCGTTGGCGGGGGCCTTGTGGACACCGCGCTCGGAGTCGTTGCGGGCCCAGACACCGGCCATGTGGCCGGACGGCGGCACCGTACGCGTCTGGCCGGTGGCCGGGTCGAACGACTTGATCCACGGGTAGTAGAGCGCCGCGTACCGGGAGTCGTAACCGGCCGTCTCCTGGCGCCAGGTGCGGATGTCGCGGGCGTTCAGGGCGGGCGGCGGGTCGAGGATCGCCATCCGGTCGCCCATCAGCTCGCAGTGCGCGATGAGGCCGAGCTGGACGGCCTTGACCTGCTCCAGGTCGATGAGCCCCTGCTGGTAGGCGGCCATCAGGTCGGGCACCGCGACCATGTTGATCTCGTCGTACGCCTCCAGACCGCCGAAGCCGGTGCGGTCGGCGGAGTCGCCGATGAACTGACCGGACTCCAGCGCGGCGGCCCCGCCGGCCTGCGCGGCGACGGGAACCGGTACCTGCGCGGGCGGGGCGAGGGTCACGGCCTGCGCGTCCGGCCTGGCGAGCTGCCCACCCGCCGTCGCCTCCTCCAGCACGATGGTCTTCGAGCGCTGCTTGACCTGCGCGACGACGTAGTTGCGGGCGCTCTTCTTGGCGGAGGCGTCGAAGCTCTCGACGACCTTCTCGCCGTCCTTGACGACCAGCTTGAAGCGCTCCGCGTCGCCCTCGACGTCCTGCACCTCGACGGTGAGCGCCCCGCCGGTCTCGGAACCGGCGGCGATCGCGGCGACGCGGAAGGCGCCGAGCGCGACGGCCTCGCCGGCGACGAGCTGCGGCACGGCGGGAGCGGCCGCGCCGACGGCCTGGGCGGCACCCGCCGCGTCCCCGCCGCCGACGCGCACGACGTACGCCGCGGAGCCGCCGTTGTTGAAGAACCCGTAGACGGAGTGGGCGAGGTAGTACCCGTCCGTGAAGTCGCCGAAGGACGCGACGTACTGCGACCAGTTGGTGACGAGCACCGGCTCGTTGAGCGGCCCGACGGGCGAGAAGCCGACGAACGCGGCGACGGAGGTCCCGACGCCCTCGATGGGACGGGAGCCGCTGGCGACTTCCTCGACGTAGACGCCGGGGGACAGATAGGTGGGCACGGTCGGTTGCTCCTCGCTGGTGGGGTCTGTCGGCCGGTGACCGCGCGGAGGCGGCGGTTCGTGGCTGAGGCGTCGGCGTCGTCGCGGCGCAGCGCTCCGACGAGGTCGACTCTCCCCTGACGGCGTTCGTCCGGGGAGGAGTGAAGGGGCGGGCGCGAGGGCAGGAGGGTGTGCCCGAAAGTCCCGCGCCCGACGGGCCTACCGGCCGGGGGCCGGAGGGCGTCGGTTCCGTGAGGTACGTCTCCAGCCGGTCGTCCCGCGTCAGGCCCGGCCCCCGCCGAACGCCTCGAACCGCCGGGCGCCCCGGTGCGCGACCGCGCGCCCGGTCGTCGGTGTGGTGGCACGGGGGCACGCCATGCTGCCCCCGAACAGGGACTTTCGGGCAGCCGGGCACCCACCCCGCCCCTCTAGCCTTCGCCCATGACCATGTGGACCTCTCTGGACCCGGCCGATGTGACCGTCGAGCCAGGGGCCCGGACCTCCGCCCGCCTGCGGGTACGCAACACCGGGGACACCGTCGAGGAGTACCGGCTCTCGCTCGTCGGCAAACCCTCCGGCTGGTCCCGAGTGGAGCCGGACGTCCTCCGCCTCTACCCGGGCAGCGAGGGGACCGCCGAGATCTCGTTCGCCCCGCCGCGCTCCTCGGACGTGGAGGCCGGACCCGTCGCGTACGGCATCCGCGTCGACCCCCGGGAGAACGCCGCCACCCGCGACGTGGTGGAGGGCCGGCTGACCCTCACGCCCTTCACCGAGACACGCGCCGAACTGCTCCCGCCCGCCCTCTTCGGCCGGTTCCGGGGACGGGCCCGGATCGCCGTGGACAACCTCGGCAACACCCCGCTGACCGCGTCCCTCGTGGTGCGCGACGACGCGAACCGGCTGACCTTCGACGTCAAGCCCAACGCCGTGCAGATAGCCCCGGGCCGCGCGGCCTTCGGCGAACTCGTGGTGCGGCCGCAGGCCGTGCGGTGGACCGGCGCCGAGGAGTCGCACCGGTTCACGGTGGCCGTGCGGCGGGCAGGCGACGACACCGCCCTCGACCTCGACGCCAC
Above is a genomic segment from Streptomyces sp. NBC_00094 containing:
- a CDS encoding DUF6760 family protein, with the protein product MTYAADRIEEETAYLAFHFHWGMDDILDLEHADRRRYVAQVASLVERSQA
- a CDS encoding phage tail protein, with the protein product MSLDTGDALTTHNFGLQIDGVMVETLQEISGLSMAQDVIEFQQVSADGKPIIKKLPGVKKAGECTVTRGATQSAAFTEWIASSIAGDMGSARKDASIIFLDYQLSEVKRYNLRNAWCTKVELSATKAGDAAALTEQVTITFEELTLG
- a CDS encoding phage tail sheath subtilisin-like domain-containing protein; protein product: MPTYLSPGVYVEEVASGSRPIEGVGTSVAAFVGFSPVGPLNEPVLVTNWSQYVASFGDFTDGYYLAHSVYGFFNNGGSAAYVVRVGGGDAAGAAQAVGAAAPAVPQLVAGEAVALGAFRVAAIAAGSETGGALTVEVQDVEGDAERFKLVVKDGEKVVESFDASAKKSARNYVVAQVKQRSKTIVLEEATAGGQLARPDAQAVTLAPPAQVPVPVAAQAGGAAALESGQFIGDSADRTGFGGLEAYDEINMVAVPDLMAAYQQGLIDLEQVKAVQLGLIAHCELMGDRMAILDPPPALNARDIRTWRQETAGYDSRYAALYYPWIKSFDPATGQTRTVPPSGHMAGVWARNDSERGVHKAPANEIVRGAVDLELQITRGEQDLLNPIGVNCIRAFPGRGIRVWGARTLASDPAWRYLNVRRYFNYLEESVLVGTQWVVFEPNDQSLWARIRRNISAFLVNEWRQGALFGQRAEDAFYVKCDAETNPPESVDLGRVVCEIGIAPVKPAEFVVFRLAQFQGGGGDLEE